The DNA window GTGACCAGTtagtttgttttagttttttcaattggagtttttttttaattactgatattgttttcaaatgttaaaGGGACTAATAACTTAATTTAACACATTTGAATCTCACATGTAGAAAATTTTAACTCTAAACTTCAGTTAATTTCATGAAAGTTACAACCGTATGTAATTGAAACCCAATATTACTAACATAGAAACAGAAAAATTCACAAATAATTTCATCGACATTTCATGAGAAGCAGATGATTTTCTCGGACCGTCACCGTCCTGCACAGTCTGTGGAGCACCGCCCATAATAATCTGATCTCCATCATTCGCCGGTGAAGCCGCCGGCGAAAGTACCACAACCGCCGGACTCGTAGCATTAGGGCAACTCGGCAACACATTTTTATCAGCAGCGGCTAACAAAACTCCATCAATCCCATGACATCTAATGGAAGACCCTGCAGTACAAATATTAGGGCTAATAATTCTaacattattaatataataactctTCCTGCCATTGTTGTTGATATCCAGCATGAAACCGGAATCCGAGCTCGGGATGGAAGAACCAGAGGGTATACGTTGAAGATGTTCGAAAAGCAAAGGCGAAGGAATCGAGTGACGAAGAAGAAAATCAAAGAGAGAATTCTCAGGGATTGTCGATTTCGACAAGATTCGATCGTTCGGCATCAAGAACGTAACATTTCCTTGAATTCTGTCGTCGAGAGGAGACATGTTGATGAGAGTTACGAAGGTAAAGTAGTTAGCTGTTGTCATTTCATCAATGGCGACGTCAAGTGCATGGCTTTTGTCTGTTGCTGTAGTTATAAGAGGTGCtgtaagaagaagaaggaacGGTAATAGTACTGTGATGTAATGATCATTTGCCATttttattttagggtttgtggtgAAAGCAACTGAATGTGAAGTGTTTGTGTGATTTAAAGAGAAGGTGAGtgtttttttagggttttaaaaggTTAGCTTGGACATGCAACTCTGCTGCTTCAACAACTAGTTTCACACTTCCTGCATGGTTTTGTGTTccttaattttatgaatt is part of the Mercurialis annua linkage group LG3, ddMerAnnu1.2, whole genome shotgun sequence genome and encodes:
- the LOC126672111 gene encoding FAS1 domain-containing protein SELMODRAFT_448915; protein product: MANDHYITVLLPFLLLLTAPLITTATDKSHALDVAIDEMTTANYFTFVTLINMSPLDDRIQGNVTFLMPNDRILSKSTIPENSLFDFLLRHSIPSPLLFEHLQRIPSGSSIPSSDSGFMLDINNNGRKSYYINNVRIISPNICTAGSSIRCHGIDGVLLAAADKNVLPSCPNATSPAVVVLSPAASPANDGDQIIMGGAPQTVQDGDGPRKSSASHEMSMKLFVNFSVSMLVILGFNYIRL